The Papilio machaon chromosome 3, ilPapMach1.1, whole genome shotgun sequence genome window below encodes:
- the LOC106712264 gene encoding esterase E4, which yields MFVFAKMIKWIIFLALILVATGESKEVRQLNIAQGPVRGYKEAGDDIFVFHGIPYATAPTGPNKYKAPLPPPTWTVPFEAINKNIICPQMESRYVTNPNLTRSEDCLIANIYVPDTKTNMLPVVVYVHGGAYQIGYGDLTTSKNLIREKEMIIVNFNYRLGPHGFLCLGTPDVPGNAGMKDQVALLRWVKKNIASFGGNPDDVTIIGYSAGSSAVDLLMLSPMTKSLFSKVIPESGSNMALFSVQGNPVEIAKAYAKLINFTGNEDDVYALEEFYKTVPKEVLHSFDLFHQKDSTFFFSPCVERDVGQEMFFDDAPVNILKAGKQHKLPMLYGFDEMEGLFRIPWFDHWKDSMNTKFSDFLPGDLHFDSESEKEDVAERIKRFYFGNRPISEETIFRYIDYFTDVMFAYSTLRSVRLQVESGNNNIYLYRFDFVDDSAPLIPNTEIRGADHNAQTYAVIDGVWPNLNEDELSIDMKKMKKIMRKIWATFITTGKPVSENSDLPQWPPTRANGGPHMCIDKSLKLRGPLIQQRVLFWDEIYDKYYKIPTPPPSPPPRHKEEL from the exons ATGTTTGTGTTTgctaaaatgataaaatggaTAATATTTTTGGCGTTAATTTTGGTGGCAACAGGAGAGAGCAAAGAAGTGAGACAGTTGAATATAGCCCAGGGACCAGTCCGCGGATATAAAGAAGCCGGTGATGATATATTTGTCTTTCACGGGATCCCATACGCAACAGCTCCAACTGGGCCCAACAAATACAAG GCACCTCTTCCACCGCCCACTTGGACGGTACCATTCGAAGCGatcaataaaaacataatttgccCGCAAATGGAAAGCCGTTATGTAACAAATCCAAATTTAACACGATCGGAAGATTGTTTAATTGCAAACATATACGTACCTGATACAAAAACTAATATGTTACCGGTTGTAGTCTACGTTCATGGAGGTGCGTACCAAATTGGATACGGTGATTTAACTACATCAAAGAACTTGATTAGAGAAAAAGAAATGATcattgtcaattttaattatcgtCTTGGACCTCATGGTTTCTTGTGCTTAGGCACACCAGATGTGCCTGGTAACGCTGGAATGAAAGATCAAGTGGCCTTACTTCGCTGggttaagaaaaatatcgccAGTTTCGGTGGTAATCCTGATGATGTTACAATAATAGGATATAGTGCTGGATCTTCTGCAGTAGACCTGCTTATGCTTTCGCCGATGACGAAAAGTTTATTCAGTAAAGTTATACCAGAGAGTGGGTCAAATATGGCACTTTTTAGTGTTCAGGGAAATCCAGTAGAAATCGCTAAAGCTTACGCTAAGTTAATAAACTTTACTGGCAATGAAGATGACGTTTATGCTCTTGAAGAGTTTTACAAAACAGTTCCAAAAGAAGTTTTGCattcttttgatttatttcatcaaaaaGATTCCACATTCTTTTTTTCGCCTTGTGTGGAACGCGATGTAGgacaagaaatgttttttgatGACGCGcctgtaaatattttgaaggcAGGTAAACAACATAAGTTGCCTATGCTTTATGGATTTGATGAAATGGAAGGACTGTTTAGAATACCATGGTTTGATCATTGGAAAGATAGCATGAATACAAAGTTCTCCGACTTCTTACCGGGTGATCTTCACTTTGACAGCGAATCAGAAAAAGAAGACGTGGCAGAGAGAATAAAGAGATTCTATTTTGGCAATCGACCAATTAGCGaagaaacaatatttagatatatagattatttcaCAGATGTAATGTTTGCTTATTCAACTTTACGATCCGTGAGGTTGCAAGTGGAGTCTGGAAACAACAACATTTATCTGTATCGATTTGACTTCGTGGACGACAGCGCGCCGCTCATACCTAACACTGAGATCCGCGGCGCCGATCATAATGCGCAGACGTATGCGGTCATTGATGGGGTGTGGCCAAACTTAAATGAAGATGAACTCTCTATAGACatgaagaaaatgaaaaaaataatgcgtAAAATATGGGCTACTTTCATCACCACAGG AAAACCTGTGTCCGAGAATTCGGATCTTCCTCAGTGGCCTCCTACTAGAGCTAATGGCGGTCCTCATATGTGTATAGACAAATCGCTGAAGCTGCGGGGTCCACTGATACAGCAACGCGTTCTCTTTTGGGACGAgatttatgataaatattataaaattccaACACCGCCACCTTCACCACCGCCGAGGCATAAAGAAGAGTTgtag
- the LOC106712365 gene encoding SPRY domain-containing protein 7: MINMFCCLKGCINGFTLTPSVPVRIKENPIQLDSLHMGHEVVLVKSGQRACGSGCTLGNAPLVQNKAYFEVKLQQGGVWAVGLATRDTDLNRVHGGFDKESWCLNSDGTVRHDNIELYHLRPASRDSPTELLVSTESPDHVEDKAESDNPDSTVAEMPVEGDVIGIAYDHVEMNFFLNGKNMEIPVRNIKGTVYPALYVDDGAILDIILDNFRYPPPSGYEKIMVEQSLL, translated from the exons ATGATAAACATGTTTTGCTGTCTCAAAGGTTGTATAAACGGGTTCACTTTGACTCCAAGTGTTCCAGTACGGATAAAGGAGAATCCAATACAACTGGATTCTCTACATATGg gcCATGAAGTTGTTTTAGTAAAGAGTGGACAGCGAGCCTGTGGATCAGGTTGCACTCTTGGCAATGCACCTCTAGTTCAAAACAAAGCCTACTTTGAAGTAAAACTGCAACAAGGAGGTGTATGGGCAGTGGGACTTGCTACTAGGGACACAGATCTTAATAGAGTGCATG GTGGTTTTGATAAGGAGTCATGGTGCTTGAACAGTGATGGTACGGTGCGGCACGATAATATTGAACTGTATCACTTAAGGCCTGCGTCTCGCGACTCACCTACTGAGCTGTTAGTGTCAACTGAGTCACCGGATCATGTTGAAGATAAAGCTGAGAGTGACAACCCTGATAGTACAGTAGCGGAGATGCCAGTTGAAGGTGATGTGATTGGTATTGCATATGATCATGTTGAGAtgaactttttcttaaatggaAAGAATATGGAGATCCCGGTAAGGAATATTAAAGGAACTGTGTATCCTGCTCTTTACG TCGACGACGGCGCTATCTTGGATATAATCTTAGATAACTTTCGGTATCCTCCTCCGTCAGGTTACGAGAAGATAATGGTTGAGCAGTCCCTTCTCTAA